A single window of Dermacentor albipictus isolate Rhodes 1998 colony chromosome 1, USDA_Dalb.pri_finalv2, whole genome shotgun sequence DNA harbors:
- the LOC135912017 gene encoding solute carrier family 25 member 35-like, with translation MTEILVAAVASCSASLITHPIEVAKIRIQLQGELQPPKKDKFGRMRPVYRNVPQALYTVARYDGILAIYRGLLPGLGYQLLANGLRLGIFQTIEDFGLTMDENLEPSIRLSAISGGVAGAIGAFAGSPLFLLKTHMQVHCATASIAVGYQHGFRTAREAFMHIHRTQGLWNGLWRATSANILRISTGSALQLSTFIGFKTLLNTATEGRERYFFINTVLAALISGLASAPFIAVVDVLRARMYAQPSNARGEGLYYRSIWDCVRKIKRTEGLRGLAKGLGGAFLYTLTTSSITLISWDELKNARRERRHSRDYYIDFGYQ, from the exons ATGACAGAGATATTAGTCGCCGCTGTGGCCTCGTGCTCGGCCAGCCTGATCACGCACCCCATCGAGGTAGCCAAGATCCGTATCCAGCTACAAGGGGAGCTGCAGCCACCGAAGAAAG ACAAGTTCGGGCGGATGCGGCCCGTGTACCGTAACGTGCCCCAGGCGCTGTACACGGTGGCCCGCTACGACGGCATCCTCGCCATCTACCGCGGCCTACTGCCGGGCTTGGGGTACCAGCTGTTGGCGAACGGGCTCCGGCTAGGCATTTTCCAGACCATCGAGGACTTCGGCTTGACGATGGACGAAAACCTCGAACCCAGCATCCGGCTGAGTGCAATCTCCGGCGGAGTGGCTGGCGCCATCGGGGCGTTCGCCGGCTCGCCGCTTTTCCTTCTCAAAACACACATGCAG GTGCACTGCGCCACGGCGTCCATCGCGGTCGGTTACCAGCACGGCTTCAGGACGGCGAGAGAGGCCTTCATGCACATCCACCGGACGCAGGGCCTGTGGAACGGCCTGTGGCGCGCCACCTCCGCCAACATCCTGCGCATCTCCACGGGCTCGGCCCTGCAGTTGTCCACTTTCATCGGATTCAAGACGCTGCTGAACACGGCCACGGAGGGCCGCGAGCGCTATTTCTTCATCAACACGGTGTTGGCGGCGCTCATCTCTGGCCTTGCGTCGGCGCCCTTCATCGCGGTCGTGGACGTACTCCGGGCACGCATGTACGCGCAGCCGTCGAACGCGCGCGGCGAGGGCCTCTACTATCGCAGCATCTGGGACTGCGTGCGCAAGATCAAACGCACCGAGGGCCTGCGGGGTCTTGCCAAAGGTCTTGGGGGTGCTTTCCTCTACACGCTCACCACTTCGTCCATCACGCTCATCTCGTGGGACGAGCTCAAGAACGCCCGCAGGGAACGTCGCCACTCGAGGGACTACTATATCGACTTCGGTTACCAGTGA